A single Brucella intermedia LMG 3301 DNA region contains:
- the yajC gene encoding preprotein translocase subunit YajC, protein MFVTPAFAQASGGAAGPDMLMSILPFILIFVIMYFLIIRPQRTQMKKRQEMLSQVRRGDTVVTGGGIVGKVQKVVDDNELEVEIAEGVRIRVMRSTLMDVRVKGEPVADNKNK, encoded by the coding sequence ATGTTCGTAACACCGGCTTTCGCTCAGGCATCCGGCGGCGCTGCTGGGCCAGACATGCTCATGAGCATTCTGCCGTTCATCCTGATCTTCGTGATCATGTACTTCCTCATCATCCGCCCGCAGCGGACCCAGATGAAGAAGCGTCAGGAAATGCTGTCTCAGGTTCGTCGCGGCGATACCGTTGTCACCGGCGGCGGCATTGTCGGCAAGGTTCAGAAGGTCGTTGATGACAACGAACTCGAAGTCGAAATTGCTGAAGGCGTTCGCATCCGCGTCATGCGCAGCACCCTGATGGATGTTCGCGTGAAGGGCGAACCTGTCGCCGACAACAAGAACAAGTAA
- a CDS encoding Mth938-like domain-containing protein → MAHGIEIREAHFPGRAPIDAYGNGGFRFAEMSHRGSILCLPSGIHGWEPATPPLLAKADLEMILEQASDIEILLVGTGMDLRRIPEDVRAILRDHRISSDPMSTGAAVRTYNVLLAEDRAVAAALIAVD, encoded by the coding sequence ATGGCCCATGGGATAGAGATAAGAGAGGCCCATTTTCCCGGCCGCGCGCCCATTGATGCCTATGGCAATGGGGGCTTTCGCTTTGCGGAAATGTCGCATCGCGGATCGATCCTGTGTCTCCCCTCGGGAATTCACGGCTGGGAACCCGCCACGCCGCCCTTGCTGGCTAAAGCCGATCTGGAAATGATCCTGGAACAGGCATCCGATATTGAAATCCTGCTGGTAGGCACGGGCATGGATCTGCGCCGGATTCCCGAAGACGTTCGCGCCATCTTGCGCGACCATCGCATTTCTTCCGATCCAATGAGCACCGGCGCTGCCGTTCGCACCTATAATGTGCTTCTGGCCGAAGATCGTGCGGTTGCGGCGGCGCTGATTGCTGTAGATTGA
- a CDS encoding phytoene/squalene synthase family protein, with amino-acid sequence MNENEAHCLALLREADRDRYLSVLYAPEDRRGGLAALYAFNAEIARIRELVHEPLPGEVRLQWWRDLINGEARGSAEAHPVAAALIGTIDKYELPRAAFDNYCEARIFDLYDDPMPSRNDLEGYCGETASAIIQLAGFILDRDAAQAQTETTGHAGVAQAVTGLLRLMPIHRRRGQLYVPADMLQAVGVTREVFLAGEDKAATGRVISIMLAFAREHLAIFEKSKSQLPKSLAPAFLPLALVPAYLRAIERLGTETVEKVADISAIRKQWLMFRASF; translated from the coding sequence ATGAACGAGAATGAGGCACATTGCCTGGCACTGCTTCGCGAAGCTGACCGGGATCGCTACCTTTCGGTACTTTACGCGCCGGAAGACCGTCGCGGCGGTCTGGCTGCACTATACGCGTTCAATGCCGAAATTGCGCGTATTCGCGAACTGGTCCACGAACCGCTGCCGGGAGAGGTGCGCCTGCAATGGTGGCGTGATCTGATCAACGGCGAGGCGAGGGGCAGCGCAGAAGCGCATCCCGTTGCCGCAGCCCTTATCGGAACAATCGACAAATATGAATTGCCCCGAGCAGCCTTCGACAATTACTGCGAAGCGCGCATCTTTGATCTTTATGACGATCCGATGCCGAGCCGCAACGATCTGGAAGGTTATTGCGGGGAAACCGCTTCGGCGATCATCCAGCTGGCCGGTTTTATACTGGACCGGGACGCGGCGCAGGCACAGACCGAGACAACCGGCCATGCCGGCGTCGCGCAGGCCGTGACCGGTTTGCTTCGTCTCATGCCCATTCATCGGCGGCGTGGGCAACTCTATGTCCCGGCGGATATGTTGCAGGCGGTGGGTGTGACTCGCGAGGTCTTCCTTGCCGGTGAAGACAAAGCGGCCACCGGACGCGTCATCAGCATCATGCTGGCTTTCGCGCGGGAGCATCTGGCGATTTTTGAGAAAAGCAAGTCGCAACTGCCGAAGAGCCTTGCTCCGGCATTTTTGCCTTTGGCGCTTGTCCCGGCCTATCTGCGAGCAATCGAGCGCCTTGGCACCGAGACTGTGGAGAAGGTGGCGGACATTTCGGCTATTCGGAAACAATGGCTGATGTTCAGAGCCAGTTTCTAA
- the trmFO gene encoding methylenetetrahydrofolate--tRNA-(uracil(54)-C(5))-methyltransferase (FADH(2)-oxidizing) TrmFO, producing the protein MSNTSDLTPVHVVGGGLAGSEAAWQLAQAGVPVILHEMRPVRGTDAHKTEQLAELVCSNSFRSDDAETNAVGVLHAEMRLAGSLIMACADAHQVPAGGALAVDREGFSQAVTARLEAHPLITIVREEVTGLPPAEWGTTIVATGPLTAPSLAEAIQAQTGADALAFFDAIAPIIHFDSINMDVCWFQSRYDKVGPGGTGKDYINCPMDKEQYEAFVAALVEGDKTDFKEWEGTPYFDGCLPIEVMAERGPETLRHGPMKPMGLTNAHNPTVKPYAVVQLRQDNALGTLYNMVGFQTKLKYGSQTGIFKMIPGLENAEFARLGGLHRNTYLNSPVLLDATLRLKSRETLRFAGQVTGCEGYVESSAIGLLAGRFTAAEKLGQTLTPPPGTTAFGALLGHITGGHIVADDEPGKRSFQPMNVNFGLFPPVDVPKPEGKRLRGKEKTIAKKRALSARALADCRQWLGLAE; encoded by the coding sequence ATGTCAAACACATCCGATCTTACTCCCGTTCACGTCGTCGGCGGCGGCCTTGCCGGTTCTGAAGCTGCATGGCAGCTCGCGCAGGCGGGCGTGCCCGTCATACTGCACGAAATGCGCCCCGTGCGCGGCACCGATGCCCACAAGACCGAGCAGCTTGCCGAGCTGGTCTGTTCCAATTCATTCCGCTCGGATGATGCCGAAACCAATGCCGTCGGCGTCCTTCATGCCGAGATGCGCCTCGCCGGTTCGCTCATCATGGCTTGCGCCGATGCACATCAGGTTCCAGCTGGCGGTGCGCTGGCCGTCGACCGCGAAGGCTTTTCGCAAGCCGTCACGGCCAGGCTTGAAGCCCATCCGCTGATTACCATTGTTCGGGAAGAAGTCACCGGCCTGCCTCCGGCGGAATGGGGCACGACCATCGTTGCCACTGGCCCCCTGACCGCGCCTTCACTGGCGGAGGCCATTCAGGCGCAAACCGGCGCGGACGCTCTGGCCTTCTTCGATGCCATTGCGCCGATCATCCATTTTGATTCGATCAATATGGATGTGTGCTGGTTCCAGTCCCGCTATGACAAGGTTGGCCCCGGCGGCACCGGCAAGGACTATATCAACTGCCCGATGGACAAGGAGCAGTATGAGGCCTTCGTCGCCGCACTGGTTGAAGGCGACAAGACCGACTTCAAGGAGTGGGAAGGCACACCCTATTTCGATGGCTGCCTGCCGATCGAGGTCATGGCCGAACGGGGGCCGGAAACCTTGCGCCACGGCCCGATGAAGCCGATGGGCCTTACCAATGCGCATAACCCGACTGTAAAGCCCTATGCTGTCGTGCAGCTTCGCCAGGACAATGCGCTCGGCACGCTCTACAACATGGTCGGCTTCCAGACGAAGCTGAAATATGGCTCGCAGACAGGCATCTTCAAAATGATTCCGGGTCTGGAAAATGCGGAATTTGCGCGTCTCGGCGGCCTTCACCGCAACACTTATCTGAATTCTCCCGTGCTGCTCGACGCTACGCTTCGACTGAAATCACGCGAGACACTGCGCTTTGCCGGTCAGGTTACGGGCTGCGAAGGCTATGTGGAATCGTCAGCGATCGGCTTGCTGGCAGGCCGTTTCACTGCTGCGGAAAAGCTTGGACAGACACTGACGCCGCCTCCGGGAACCACCGCATTCGGTGCCCTGCTCGGGCATATTACGGGTGGGCATATCGTGGCGGATGACGAACCCGGTAAACGTTCGTTCCAGCCGATGAATGTCAATTTCGGCCTGTTCCCGCCTGTTGATGTTCCCAAGCCTGAAGGCAAGCGCCTGCGCGGCAAGGAAAAGACAATTGCCAAGAAGCGTGCGCTTTCCGCGCGTGCTCTGGCTGATTGTAGGCAATGGCTTGGGTTGGCCGAGTGA
- a CDS encoding DUF1127 domain-containing protein — translation MNLLRSYNNWRRYRDTVNELSQLSTRELNDLGISRADIPFVARQTKAR, via the coding sequence ATGAACCTGCTTCGCTCTTACAACAACTGGCGCCGTTACCGCGACACCGTCAATGAACTCAGCCAGCTCTCCACCCGTGAGCTGAACGATCTTGGCATCTCCCGCGCGGACATTCCGTTCGTGGCTCGCCAGACCAAGGCTCGCTAA
- a CDS encoding DUF2157 domain-containing protein, producing the protein MSFSISVERLIERWQRDGLIDAETASKLNADLEKRASVFSLGSVLATLGGLLLGAAVIMLVAANWQEMPRLMRIGLIFVLIWASYLGGAWRQARGDKLFPPVCYIVGAASFGAGLALVGQMYHLSGDIHSAAIYWSVGVLISAFLLRAPVLAAFGAAVACFYLSTYVFDTSSYDDLTYRWVGPLLLAFGAAAALFTHSRHAAHLWAMFSIGWALLIYAERESNTVLVLMLIVGIGLILADGFAHATMQRLTRFAHPLAAYGLLLALLSLVTLQLNQMFSYSSISAGLDRDIVYSIFILALAIGAIAVAGRNNGGLRSIAYAAFSIQVLYLAFETVGTMIGTSGFFLTAGILVLLLAAFVRRMENRFGRKSSVEVHP; encoded by the coding sequence TTGTCATTTTCCATTTCTGTTGAACGCCTGATAGAGCGATGGCAGCGGGACGGCCTGATCGATGCGGAGACTGCATCGAAACTGAATGCCGACCTTGAAAAACGAGCTTCGGTCTTCAGTCTCGGTTCCGTTCTGGCCACCCTTGGCGGGCTGCTCCTTGGTGCAGCCGTTATCATGCTCGTCGCCGCCAACTGGCAGGAAATGCCGCGTCTTATGCGCATCGGCCTCATATTCGTTCTTATATGGGCAAGCTATCTCGGTGGTGCGTGGCGGCAAGCGCGGGGTGACAAGCTGTTTCCGCCAGTATGCTATATTGTAGGCGCTGCATCCTTCGGAGCGGGGCTGGCGCTTGTAGGGCAAATGTATCATTTGTCCGGCGACATCCATTCCGCGGCAATCTACTGGTCTGTCGGTGTCCTGATTTCGGCCTTTCTTCTGCGCGCCCCGGTGCTGGCTGCATTTGGGGCAGCCGTCGCCTGCTTCTATCTTTCGACATATGTGTTCGACACGTCATCTTATGATGACTTGACCTATCGCTGGGTCGGACCGCTGCTATTGGCGTTCGGTGCCGCTGCGGCGTTGTTCACGCACTCGCGGCATGCGGCGCACCTGTGGGCGATGTTCTCCATAGGCTGGGCTTTGCTCATCTATGCGGAGCGCGAAAGCAATACCGTGCTGGTGCTTATGCTGATCGTGGGTATTGGTCTCATACTGGCCGACGGTTTTGCCCATGCAACAATGCAGAGACTGACCCGCTTCGCTCATCCGCTCGCGGCCTATGGCCTGCTTCTGGCGCTGCTGTCGCTCGTCACGCTTCAACTCAACCAGATGTTTTCCTATTCCAGCATTTCCGCAGGTCTGGACAGGGATATAGTATATAGCATCTTCATTCTGGCGCTTGCGATCGGAGCGATTGCGGTAGCCGGGCGGAACAATGGCGGGTTGCGCTCCATCGCCTATGCCGCATTTTCGATCCAGGTTCTCTATCTGGCTTTCGAAACGGTCGGCACGATGATCGGCACCTCCGGCTTCTTCCTGACTGCGGGCATTCTGGTCCTGCTGCTGGCGGCATTCGTGCGGCGCATGGAGAACCGGTTCGGAAGGAAAAGCAGCGTGGAGGTGCATCCATGA
- a CDS encoding GDYXXLXY domain-containing protein produces MTTRFRWLYVGAAITALLQTGILYAAIEKRASILRSGAEVTLQTEPFDPRDLMRGDYVVLAYEISSLARKEIGGTPSAGSRAVYVAVKPDANGIARISRASFAPLSDLAADEVQIRGEAASSISDDPQSNVRLNFGIERYYVPEGQGRAIEDSQRERRITAVVAVDPKGAPVIKALQDDGRQLYQEPLY; encoded by the coding sequence ATGACCACCCGGTTCAGATGGCTCTATGTAGGGGCGGCCATAACCGCATTGCTGCAAACGGGCATTCTTTATGCCGCCATTGAAAAGCGCGCCTCGATCCTGCGCTCCGGCGCGGAAGTGACGCTCCAGACGGAGCCTTTCGACCCGCGTGATCTGATGCGTGGTGACTATGTCGTTCTTGCCTACGAGATTTCCAGCCTCGCGAGGAAGGAGATCGGCGGTACGCCTTCCGCCGGTTCGCGAGCCGTCTATGTGGCGGTAAAGCCCGACGCCAACGGCATAGCGCGGATTTCACGCGCTTCATTCGCTCCTCTTTCGGACCTTGCTGCGGACGAAGTGCAGATTCGCGGCGAAGCCGCATCCTCCATATCCGATGATCCGCAATCGAATGTTCGTCTCAATTTCGGCATCGAACGATATTATGTACCTGAAGGGCAGGGACGGGCGATCGAGGACAGCCAGCGAGAGCGTCGCATCACCGCCGTTGTTGCGGTCGATCCGAAAGGCGCGCCGGTCATCAAAGCCCTGCAAGACGATGGAAGGCAGCTCTATCAGGAGCCGCTATATTGA
- the tig gene encoding trigger factor → MQVTETLNEGLKREIKVVVPAKDLEAKLSERLETARGRAKINGFRPGKVPAGHLRKMYGKSFMAEIVNEILNDSSRSILADRNEKSATQPEVIMSEDEKEAEKVLDGKADFVFSLNYEVLPAIEVKDFSKIAVTREVVDISDEEVDEQVKRIASSTRTFETKKGKAENEDRVTIDYLGKLDGEPFEGGADNDAQLVLGSGQFIPGFEEQLVGLKAGDEKVINVTFPAEYGAAHLAGKEATFDIKVKEVAKPNELVLDDEAAKKLGIESLERLRQVVREQIESQYGQITRQKVKRQILDALDGDYQFETPQKLVDAEFNNIWQQINFDLQQAGRTFEDEETTEEAAREEYRKLAERRVRLGLVLSEIGEKAGVEVTEEELQRAVYDQVRRYPGQEKEIYEFLRKTPDAVANLRAPIFEEKVVDHLLANISVTDKKVSKEELTAEDEDAASEAKPAKKAAAKKKAAPKKKADEDKSEEA, encoded by the coding sequence ATGCAGGTTACCGAAACGCTCAATGAAGGGCTGAAGCGCGAGATCAAAGTCGTGGTTCCGGCCAAGGACCTCGAAGCCAAGCTCTCGGAGCGGCTCGAAACTGCGCGCGGTCGCGCCAAGATCAACGGCTTCCGTCCGGGCAAGGTTCCTGCAGGTCATCTGCGCAAGATGTACGGCAAGTCCTTCATGGCCGAGATCGTCAACGAAATCCTCAACGATTCGTCGCGCTCGATTCTCGCTGACCGTAACGAAAAGTCGGCCACCCAGCCTGAAGTCATCATGTCTGAAGACGAAAAAGAGGCCGAAAAGGTTCTCGACGGCAAGGCCGATTTCGTTTTCTCGCTGAACTACGAAGTTCTGCCGGCAATCGAAGTCAAGGACTTCTCCAAGATCGCCGTTACCCGTGAAGTCGTCGATATTTCCGATGAGGAAGTCGACGAGCAGGTCAAGCGCATCGCTTCTTCGACCCGCACCTTCGAAACCAAGAAGGGCAAGGCAGAAAACGAAGATCGCGTTACCATCGATTACCTGGGCAAGCTCGACGGCGAGCCGTTCGAAGGCGGCGCCGACAACGACGCGCAGCTTGTTCTCGGTTCCGGCCAGTTCATTCCGGGCTTCGAAGAGCAGCTCGTTGGCCTCAAGGCTGGCGACGAGAAGGTCATCAACGTTACGTTCCCTGCTGAATACGGTGCCGCTCACCTGGCTGGCAAGGAAGCTACCTTTGACATCAAGGTCAAGGAAGTTGCCAAGCCGAACGAACTCGTTCTTGATGACGAAGCCGCAAAGAAGCTCGGCATCGAATCGCTTGAGCGTCTGCGTCAGGTTGTTCGCGAACAGATCGAAAGCCAGTACGGCCAGATCACCCGCCAGAAGGTAAAGCGTCAGATTCTCGATGCGCTGGACGGTGACTACCAGTTCGAAACGCCGCAGAAGCTTGTTGACGCTGAGTTCAACAACATCTGGCAGCAGATCAACTTCGACCTGCAGCAGGCTGGCCGCACGTTCGAAGACGAAGAGACCACCGAAGAAGCTGCTCGCGAAGAATATCGCAAGCTCGCTGAACGTCGCGTTCGTCTTGGCCTCGTTCTCTCCGAAATCGGCGAGAAGGCAGGCGTGGAAGTGACGGAAGAAGAACTGCAGCGCGCTGTTTACGACCAGGTTCGTCGCTATCCGGGCCAGGAAAAGGAAATCTACGAATTCCTGCGCAAGACGCCGGATGCCGTTGCCAACCTGCGCGCCCCGATCTTCGAAGAAAAGGTCGTCGACCATCTGCTCGCCAACATCAGCGTGACCGACAAGAAGGTTTCGAAGGAAGAGCTGACGGCTGAAGACGAAGATGCAGCTTCGGAAGCAAAGCCTGCCAAGAAGGCTGCCGCGAAGAAGAAGGCTGCTCCCAAGAAGAAGGCCGACGAAGACAAGTCCGAAGAGGCTTAA
- a CDS encoding GNAT family N-acetyltransferase has protein sequence MQCWNSAFIKDLVVDPGRRREGLGEALLVHVLRLFCHRSQTTVSLKVERDNPSGAEKLYRRLGFSEVPAAKLHTKA, from the coding sequence GTGCAGTGCTGGAATAGCGCTTTCATTAAGGATCTGGTTGTCGATCCAGGCAGGCGGCGGGAAGGTTTGGGGGAAGCGCTTTTGGTTCATGTGCTTCGCCTTTTCTGCCACCGCAGTCAGACAACAGTTAGTTTGAAAGTGGAGCGGGATAACCCTTCTGGCGCCGAAAAACTTTACAGGCGTCTAGGTTTTAGCGAAGTCCCGGCTGCGAAGCTGCATACGAAAGCTTGA
- the gatB gene encoding Asp-tRNA(Asn)/Glu-tRNA(Gln) amidotransferase subunit GatB: MTLIDTRTPEPKRFISGATGDWEVVIGMEVHAQVTSESKLFSGASTSFGAEPNSNVSLVDAAMPGMLPVINLECVKQAVRTGIGLNAQINLKSVFDRKNYFYPDLPQGYQISQFKQPIVGEGKIMISVGPDNKGQFEDVEIGIERLHLEQDAGKSMHDQHPTMSYVDLNRSGVALMEIVSKPDLRSSDEARAYLTKLRTIVRYLGTCDGNMDEGSMRADVNVSVRRPGGEFGTRCEIKNVNSIRFVGQAIEYEARRQIAILEDGGSIDQETRLFDPVKGETRSMRSKEEAHDYRYFPDPDLLPLEFDQAFVDALAAELPELPDVKKQRLVETQGISVYDASILVTEKAIADYYEAVAAGRDGKAAANWVINDLLGALNRAGKDIEESPITPDQLGAIIDLIKEGTISGKIAKDLFEIVWNEGGDPKKLVEERGMKQVTDTGAIEKAVDDVIAANPEKVEQAKAKPTLAGWFVGQVMKATGGKANPQSVNELVKAKLGIEE, from the coding sequence ATGACCCTTATTGATACGCGCACGCCGGAACCGAAACGCTTCATTTCCGGCGCGACGGGCGACTGGGAAGTCGTCATCGGCATGGAAGTCCATGCGCAGGTCACGTCAGAATCCAAGCTGTTTTCCGGCGCCTCCACTTCGTTTGGTGCGGAGCCTAATTCCAATGTTTCTCTGGTTGATGCGGCCATGCCGGGCATGTTGCCGGTCATCAATCTGGAATGCGTCAAGCAGGCGGTACGCACGGGCATCGGGCTCAATGCCCAGATCAATCTGAAGTCGGTTTTCGATCGCAAGAACTATTTCTATCCGGATTTGCCGCAGGGCTATCAGATTTCGCAGTTCAAGCAGCCGATCGTCGGCGAGGGCAAGATCATGATTTCGGTCGGCCCGGACAATAAGGGCCAGTTCGAAGACGTGGAAATCGGCATCGAGCGCCTGCATCTGGAGCAGGATGCGGGCAAGTCCATGCACGACCAGCATCCGACCATGTCCTATGTCGACTTGAACCGTTCAGGCGTGGCGCTGATGGAAATCGTGTCGAAGCCGGACCTGCGCTCGTCGGATGAAGCGCGCGCCTATCTCACCAAGCTGCGCACGATTGTCCGTTATCTTGGCACTTGCGACGGCAATATGGACGAAGGCTCGATGCGCGCCGACGTGAACGTTTCCGTTCGTCGTCCCGGTGGCGAATTCGGCACGCGCTGCGAAATCAAGAACGTCAACTCGATCCGTTTCGTCGGACAGGCCATCGAGTATGAAGCGCGCCGCCAGATAGCGATTCTTGAGGATGGCGGTTCCATCGATCAGGAAACACGCCTGTTCGATCCGGTTAAGGGTGAAACACGTTCGATGCGCTCCAAGGAAGAAGCGCATGACTACCGCTATTTCCCCGACCCCGATCTGCTGCCGCTCGAGTTCGATCAGGCCTTCGTCGACGCGTTGGCCGCAGAACTGCCGGAATTGCCGGACGTCAAGAAGCAGCGCCTCGTGGAAACGCAAGGCATTTCCGTTTACGACGCCTCCATCCTCGTGACCGAGAAGGCGATTGCTGACTACTATGAGGCAGTTGCTGCCGGTCGCGACGGGAAGGCTGCTGCAAACTGGGTCATCAACGATCTCCTTGGCGCGCTGAACCGGGCGGGCAAGGATATCGAGGAATCGCCGATTACTCCTGATCAGCTCGGCGCGATCATCGATCTCATCAAGGAAGGCACGATTTCCGGCAAGATCGCTAAAGACCTTTTCGAGATCGTCTGGAATGAAGGCGGAGACCCGAAGAAGCTCGTTGAAGAACGCGGCATGAAGCAGGTCACGGATACCGGCGCCATCGAAAAGGCCGTCGACGACGTTATCGCCGCCAACCCGGAAAAGGTCGAGCAGGCGAAAGCCAAGCCGACACTGGCTGGCTGGTTCGTCGGTCAGGTCATGAAGGCAACGGGCGGCAAGGCCAACCCGCAATCCGTCAATGAACTGGTCAAGGCCAAGCTCGGGATCGAAGAGTAA
- a CDS encoding GNAT family N-acetyltransferase, translating to MWVRSATESDLKAVNDLLVSTWHATFDDLLGREMVNAVTAQWHSIAVLKANLKKPYSEFIVTDNGNGGIDGMAFASQSEESKASLHQLYVRPDAQVQGIGTMLLAEIEMAFPGVRTMKLEVIERNTKAVTFYERKGYSKVGRNEDWGDPNCKEPVLVMEKSLEGWSM from the coding sequence ATGTGGGTCAGGAGCGCGACAGAATCCGATCTCAAGGCAGTAAATGACCTGCTCGTATCGACCTGGCACGCGACCTTCGATGATCTTCTCGGGCGGGAAATGGTGAATGCCGTTACCGCCCAGTGGCACAGCATCGCCGTGCTGAAGGCCAATCTCAAGAAGCCTTACTCGGAGTTCATTGTTACCGATAATGGCAATGGCGGTATCGACGGAATGGCTTTTGCCAGTCAGTCGGAAGAAAGCAAGGCTTCGCTGCATCAGCTTTATGTTCGCCCCGATGCACAGGTTCAGGGTATCGGGACGATGCTTCTCGCTGAAATCGAGATGGCTTTTCCGGGTGTCCGGACGATGAAGCTCGAAGTGATCGAGAGAAACACCAAAGCGGTGACTTTCTATGAGCGCAAGGGCTACAGCAAGGTCGGCCGTAATGAAGATTGGGGCGATCCCAATTGCAAGGAACCTGTGCTGGTGATGGAAAAGTCACTCGAAGGCTGGAGCATGTAA
- a CDS encoding NADH:ubiquinone oxidoreductase subunit NDUFA12, with amino-acid sequence MKKFITQVFTWWNGQTLGTRFHTWRKGERVGEDEFGNIYYQGGKDSEGRTRRWVIFNGYAEASAIPPGWHGWMHHRVDTPPSKEDYRPREWQKPHLQNLTGSPLAYRPKGAIARPGAEPAERPRVTGEYDAWTPGN; translated from the coding sequence ATGAAGAAATTTATTACGCAAGTTTTCACCTGGTGGAACGGTCAGACGCTCGGTACGCGGTTTCATACGTGGCGCAAGGGCGAGCGGGTCGGCGAGGACGAGTTCGGCAATATCTATTATCAGGGCGGCAAGGATTCCGAAGGCCGCACGCGCCGCTGGGTAATCTTCAATGGCTATGCGGAAGCAAGCGCTATTCCTCCCGGCTGGCACGGCTGGATGCATCATCGGGTCGATACGCCGCCGTCCAAGGAAGACTATCGTCCGCGCGAATGGCAGAAGCCGCATCTGCAGAACCTTACCGGTTCTCCTCTGGCTTATCGTCCGAAGGGCGCTATTGCCCGTCCGGGTGCGGAGCCTGCGGAACGTCCGCGTGTGACCGGCGAGTACGATGCCTGGACGCCGGGCAACTGA
- a CDS encoding DUF2155 domain-containing protein, whose amino-acid sequence MRISVLTKQSPGNGKNSIKRAVQLALISFMATASCFQAAMAERITNPVAEFSGLDKITGRITTFDVYINETVQFGALQVTPKVCYSRTENEAPRTDGFVQVDEITLDRKIRRIFTGWMFADSPGLNAVEHPIYDVWLKDCKQKSEVPPPDQRK is encoded by the coding sequence ATGCGGATCTCCGTTTTGACGAAGCAATCTCCCGGCAACGGAAAAAACTCGATCAAAAGGGCTGTTCAGCTTGCCCTGATCTCGTTCATGGCGACTGCCAGCTGCTTTCAGGCAGCGATGGCCGAACGCATTACCAATCCGGTTGCGGAGTTCTCGGGTCTCGACAAAATCACAGGCCGCATCACAACCTTTGATGTGTACATCAATGAGACCGTTCAGTTCGGCGCGCTCCAGGTGACGCCGAAAGTCTGTTATTCGCGTACGGAGAATGAAGCGCCACGCACGGACGGCTTCGTTCAGGTCGATGAGATTACGCTGGATCGGAAAATACGCCGTATCTTTACCGGCTGGATGTTTGCCGATAGCCCCGGCCTCAATGCTGTCGAGCACCCAATCTATGACGTCTGGCTGAAGGACTGCAAGCAGAAGTCGGAAGTGCCTCCGCCCGATCAGCGCAAATAA
- the aat gene encoding leucyl/phenylalanyl-tRNA--protein transferase: protein MLLRAYATGIFPMAEEAHDPEVFWVRPERRGVIPLDGFHIPKSLQKTIRQGIFDIKLDSDFDGVIEGCASGTGERARTWINGPIREAYRKLFEIGHCHTVEAWHDGKLVGGLYGVTLGRAFFGESMFTRKRDASKVCLAYLVQHLVSRGFVLLDTQFTTPHLERFGAVEVPRKKYEKLLETALDGIARF from the coding sequence CTGCTCCTGCGGGCCTACGCCACGGGAATATTTCCCATGGCCGAAGAAGCCCACGATCCGGAAGTCTTCTGGGTTCGTCCCGAGAGGCGTGGCGTTATCCCCCTTGATGGCTTCCATATTCCCAAAAGCCTCCAGAAAACGATCCGACAGGGCATTTTCGACATAAAGCTCGATAGCGATTTCGATGGCGTGATCGAAGGGTGCGCCAGCGGAACTGGCGAGCGCGCGCGCACGTGGATCAATGGTCCAATCCGCGAGGCCTACCGAAAACTGTTCGAGATCGGGCATTGCCATACAGTCGAAGCGTGGCATGACGGCAAGCTTGTCGGCGGACTTTACGGCGTCACGCTCGGACGCGCCTTTTTCGGCGAGAGCATGTTTACGCGCAAGCGGGATGCGTCCAAGGTCTGTCTGGCCTATCTGGTCCAGCATCTGGTCAGCCGAGGCTTCGTTCTTCTCGACACCCAGTTCACCACGCCGCATCTTGAGAGATTCGGCGCCGTGGAAGTTCCAAGGAAGAAATACGAGAAACTGCTGGAAACGGCGCTCGACGGAATAGCGCGTTTCTAG